From the Lycium ferocissimum isolate CSIRO_LF1 unplaced genomic scaffold, AGI_CSIRO_Lferr_CH_V1 ctg15072, whole genome shotgun sequence genome, the window aaaccatactagaatcacattagtTCTAAAATGacccaacaacaaccacacttcAATTTGGACCATTAAGctctcattttcttcacatatttcacaacacaacaaccaaattgcactaaataaaattaagtcttCATTTCCACGCTATACTACACATACTCGGCCACCACACCACAATTACatattcaacttgaatcattcaatacattcaTTCTCATcgcataatccatgacaacaacgaccaaaatactaaggAAAATCAATTCGCTACAagctaccaaaacagcccctattcggccaaccaacacacatcaattccatgactttttattcatttctacatgccaaaacaacttgcaaacatgctacatacacttaattcttcacctctacacaaccacacatatacacggttacacacacacactcactgGGCCGCCCtcaacatgcatgttttcatgattttcttttcattcacacttcacaacatacccaaccatgcataacatataaaagagaagatcaaaccatcttcttcacccaattcttcCATTCGGTTAGAGCTTGTTTTTGCAATAATAAGGCTTTGTTTGCTTCCACCAACTACTTCATACGATGCTTAGGACCTTCCAAggagtagaaaacctagaagaaaaaataatttttcttcatcaattgaTCATGGCCAAATCaagccaccatggccgaatggcctgcAAGTGTtgttctccatgcttcttgatttttttcttaaggaggataatgataaaaatgactaagttagtcatcttatcccacatatataattcacccacatggcccatggcccacacacacacccatAGCCGGCCACCCATGGccatttttcaaataatggccaactttccataattctttttttggtcccaaaattctcatgaaatgtctaactttctaTATTTcgcttttaaccccaaattccttattccaagtttacccttaacactccataccaatactATCACAAACAACTCGgaccttaaaacaaagtcggaaaataaccttgtcattaactttccgcaatcaacttaaaatatttcaacgtaCGAAGTATGGGGTATAACAATTTGATTGTTGTCCATTGGGCTGAGCATCCATAGATGCTAATACCACCAATCGAACATCCATCTTGTCTACTTGGTTTGTGctagtgaaggaaaaattgTCATCCTGTTCTTGAGTGCAACATTTATGTTGCTGATGTTGCCTTGTACTGTTATACCCTGTTTGTTATTCTTTGCTATTTTGGTGCCTAGTATAGAAACCTCATCTGTTGCTTGTTGTTGGTGCTTTGACACATATATGCTTCCATGTATTATTTATATGCACTTGATTCCTCCTAATAATGTATACCTGCAAAAAAGAAcacaaaattattgaaaaatacCACCATGCTCTTCTCCCTAAGGATTTGAGCATGATGATATAACCTATTGCCCTATTAATCTCCTTTGTTTCTCCCAGTTGTTCTGTATTGTGCCTCCTCATTTGTGAACTTTAATCCTTAGGTACAAAATTTGGGACTTATCACTGTTGATAATCCTCCTCTGTTCCACTCCTAACTCTATGAAACTTCCACATTGCACTGGTCTCTTATCTAAGGCCAAATTAGCTAAAGAGTCAGCTAACTTATTACCTTCTCTCAGAATATGTTCAAATTGGACCTGTTTCCCAACTATCAGCTCTTTAATGGTTTCAATCCATCCTACAATGCTCCATGGTGGTTTCCACTCTTCTTTTAGTACCTTTTGAACCATCTGAGAATCAGTCTGAATTATAATATGGTCCAGATGTTGATGATGACACCATTTAATAGCCTCTAGGATTGCCAATGCTTTTGTTTCAGTATTTGTTGTATATCCAACCTCCTCTGCCTGTGCATAGACCAAATCCCCTCTTTCATTTCTGACCCCAAAGCCATATGCCCCTCTACCAGGATTGCCTCTTGATGCACCATCAGTGTTGCATAAGAGCCAACCCTGCGATGGAGGCTGCCACAACACTTTAGTAACTTTCCGCCTTGGCTTGTAGCCTTCCATACCTTGAATCAACTCCCTCCAACTATTAGGAATATTAGTCATAGAAGGATTTCTGTATTGCACCAGTCTCTGAATAGTCAGAAACAATTGATAAATGCATCTTTCAACTTATCTCCCTTTGTCATGCTTAATTGCATTCCTCCTTTTCCAAAATTCCCACATCACCACTGTTGGTATAACTTGGAAGATTGGCTTTAGTCTGTCATTGCTAGAAAAAGTCCACCATTTGGTTATTATTTGCTGCAATTGCAGTCCTTCAAAGTTCAGCCCTGCACATGAGCCAAAATAGGCCCAAGTCTTGTATGCTGCATATGATTTAGCAAAGAGATGCTGTATTGTTTCCTCCCTAGGATTTAAACAACACCAGCATCTGGATGCTAAATTAATAGTCATCCTTTTCAgcacatcatctattggaaTTTTAAATTTCCAACATCTCTAAAGAAAAAAGGAGATCTTGAAAGGCAGGCCTTTTATCCAAATATGCTTGTACACCTCCTGTTCTTGAGCTCTTAGCCTTAAATATTCCCATGCTGACTTCACAGAGAACTCTTCTCTTGTATCAAGTAACCACCAAGGGTTGTCCATCTTCTTTTCTGCATGAGAAGGGATTGTAGTGCTTGTGACATGCTGTACAATCTCTTTAGATAACACTTCTCTAAGCTTGTCAACATCCCATCTTCCATCAGTCACTATATCTTTCACATTTTCATACCtttcatataaacatcattGCCAGTAACATAGTAAAGAGCTCACAACCCTGTCCAATTGTCATACCAAAACTGAGCATCTCACAtcttcacttgccaccaaaTATGTTGCTCTATGAGGTCCCTTACTTGCAACATTTTCTTGAGTAAGTAGCACATTTTCCACTATACTCCTACCTTTCACAAATCCAGCTTGATTTAGGGAGATAATATCAGGAAACCCCTCAGCCAATCTTTCATGAATCAATCTAGAAAAGATCTTATTCACAAAGTTACTCAAACTAATAGGTCTCATATCTGAAAATGTATCAACAACATCCTTTTTAGGTAGTAAGACCAAATTAGTGTGTGTGATAAATTTAGGAAGTTCAACTCCACAGAAGAAAGACTTTACCATATCGTAATATCCTTTCCTATGATATTCCAGCATTTCTGATAAAAAATGCCTGTGAACCTATCAGGTCCACCAGCACTCTCCCCATTTAAAGTAAAAATCACCTTCTTCACCCCCTGTTCTGTTGGCATCTCCAAAATCTTATAATTTGATCTTCTGAGATCAAAGTAGGTAATtgatctagaatttcaaaatCATCAGGATCTTCTTCTTTTATGAACTGTGTTGTAAAGAAATTAATAGCTTCAGTAACTATTGCATCAGGGTCTTCTAGCCAAGTTCCCTGTTGATCTTGAATTCTTCTCAGCTGCAATCTTTTCCTCCTcccttgtacatatgcatggaAAAACCTTGTGTTTCTATCTCCATCATTGAACCATTGCATTCCTGCTTTTTGCTTCCAAAATTCCTCTTCTAAATGTAAGTATCTATTCAAGTCAGCCTGTACTCTTTGCAATCTTTCCCTATTATGGAGGGTAGGTTGCAGTTCAAATTGCACTTCATGAACTTTAATCACATCTTCCAGAGTTTCTATTTCCTGAAATATATTCCCAAATGTGGCTTTGCTCCACTGTGTCAAAGCTacctttactttttttttaaatttgtgatgGAAAAGAGTAAAGGGGTTAGCCATGAAATCAGCAGTCCACTGTGCTTTAACAACATCCAAGAAGTTGCATTCTTCACCCAAAAATTAAGAAACTTAAAAGGCTGCTTAATAGGCATATTGTTTCCTGCATATGAAATCAACAAAAGAGCATGGTCTGATCCTATCCTGATTAaatgattcacttcaattcctggaTACATTTGTTGAATTCCCAAATTTCCTAAACATCTGTCTatccttttgaaaatataatctTCCCCACTCTGCCCATTCCACCAGGTATATTTTCTACCCTTGAATCCAAAATCTTGCATCTCACAATTCTGCATACACAAATTAAAGTCTTGTGTCTCATTTGCTCCAACTGCTAGACCTCCATATTTCTCTTCCTCAGAcataatgacattaaaatctCCTCCTATCATCCCGGGCTTGTTCATGTTAGTTGCTACATCTTCTAGGCTATCCCATAATTCCAATCTCTCTCTTTGAGTACATCTAGCATACACAACAGTTATCACAATGTCTTCCTGCAAACCATTACTCTTAAGCTTAAAAGTAATCTGTTGCATGTGATCAGTCACTGTCTCAACCTCAATAGGTCATCTACAAATATCCATATCTTTCCTAATACATTAGCCAAAGCAGTTTGCATGCCCAATCTTCTTCTGTGCTCCTCAATTTTGTCTGGTTGTTGAAAAGGCTCCAACAAGCCAATAAAACCAAGATTATACTTGTGCTTCAGTTTTATCAACCTTGGAAAATCTTCCATGGTATTCACTGATCTAATGTTCCATATCAAAGCATTCATCATTAAACATTAGATTTATATAGTGCTCTTCTAGTTTGATATCCACTCCCTGGTGGGGCACTTAAGTCCCTTTGAGATTTATTTTTCCCTCTGCCTGCCCCTTTGTTAAATTTAGGAGAGATATCTCTCTCCCTCAAAGCTACTTGTATATTCATTTCAATAGATTGCCCATCCATATCTCTTCTATTAGTTTCCTGCCCCATCTGTGTCTGATTCTGCATACTTGGGGCCAATAATTGTGTTACCATGTGCATATTTTCAGATGACTCCTGATATTTAGTCTCCTCCCCTTTTTTGCCAGACTGCCCTGTATCCTCATACAGATTATTATCTTCTATCCTTTCCTATTCTTCCTCCTGACTAAAGTAGGCCTGctttgtgtttgattactttTCTGCACTTGTACTTTTTTCCAGCATTGATTGTTTTGCACTGCCATTCTTCTTTGCTAGAATACCTTCCTCTTCTGTACCCTGAGATTTGTGTTCTTGATTCTGCTGAGATTTGCTATTCCCATTTGTTGGACTGTTATTACCCTGGCTTTGCTTGCTTGAATTTCCATTCTTTCCTGCACTCTTCACCCCTGGTGTATGCCTTTTATTACCATCCTGCTCATCTgtaatattgcttggtgttgttaGACTAGGACTATTTAACTTGTTTGGATGAAAACTACTCTCAATCCATTGctttgttgttaatgttggtcCTTCACTACTATTTTGCTCCATAGATTTCTTTGGATGGACTTGCTGTTTGTGCTGCTGAttccttctcattttcctcATCCAGAATAGCAAAGGTATTACTTGTTTCTACTTTCCTAGTTACCTTATTTGCATCCATCTTGCCAATTTCTCCCAAAATAATCCCAGAACTGTCTTTCACATATTTGTTTCTTCTCTTCATCCATTCCTGTTTCCCATAATAGTTCCCTCCTCTTTTGTTAATTACCTTCTTTTGTTGTGCATCCTCCTCTTGACCactgctttcttttttttcaaattcgcTCTTTATTGTTTTTCTAGATCAGGATGTAATGCCCTGCATTCCCCTTCCCTATGTCCTTGTAGTTTACAATGCTTGCAATACTTGGGAAgataatcatattttatcctGATCCACTTAGACTTCATCATACCAGTTTGCTCATCAACTTCTGATACATTAATCCTCTCAGGATGTTCAGCCAATAAATCAACTTGTACCTTTACTTTTGCACAACTAGGCCTTATTTTATTAGATGTTGCTAAGTCTACTGTTAATGGCTTTCCAACTGCAGTTGCCATTGAGAACACAACCTCTTTTACAAAGAAGTTTGGGGGTAGTTCAGGGAAACTAATCTATGCCTGCTATGGCTTCGTATGTCTCCTCCTCGGCTCCCGAACCAGGGATCCCAGATTAAAGGTCTCATTTGACAGTATTTGTCATAGATTTTCAAGTAATATGCTGGTGTGGACATCATTTTCACATAGTCTTCAAACAGATTTAACCTTACGAGAATGTATCTTTCTTCAATAAGGCCAATTGTTGCTGTGCCTTTTATCCCACATTGTTTTGGGATTTCTGTCCTTAATTCCTTGATATCCATAGCATGATATGAAAATTTCCCAAGTATAGCATACTATAGACTTTCTTTCAAGATCATTTGCTGCACTTCGTTTGTATTCCATGTTACATAAGGTTCCCCATCAACATATGTGACCTTTTTGGTAGGGAAATTaatctgggcatgggcttgaggTGTTGTATCAGGTTTTAATAACTGGGCATAAATGGTTTGTTTAGGTTATGGTGCTACTTGCTCGCTAAGCAAATCTTTAGGGTCGTTTCGGTTCTGATGAAAAATATGGTCTTTTTGCTTCGATTTTTCGACTGGGTTTTTTGGGTGCTTGTTTACTGGGTTTTGGTTGGAATTTGTTGATGGCAATGGTGGAAAGGTTGAATCTATGGTAGTAAGTTGTGGGAATGGTGGAGTAACCTCAAGTGGAGGTTGTCCACCGGCCATATTAGCCATGGTGGCCGGCGGCTGCGTTGTGGTTGTAAGTAGGGTTTTTctaaaaagtttttctttttgttgagaGCGTTTTTTCGTTTATCTAAtgtgaaataaattttttggaattgataactagaatctattattgcatgatttcttcctaattagtggctaaattatggaattggaagttagcgtttatacccaaatttaggGTTTttcctagaatccgaatttaagtgaatcgttggttcttctagcttgtaattgatgggaattgatctcCTAGAgccttaatttcatgttgagacatatagattcctaattttatctctctagttcataaaactcatttcataggttgggatttgggtcttgaataaaagtagggtttgaatgatgttcttcttcattctaatttcatgattcgaatatgtttagactttcattatctcgaggctcaaaggaaagggaagactaaggtttgattttGGAGACTTTCTTTGTTCggctctccaggtaggttatagtttaccttatggtgagacttcgattagcgaagcatatgtttagatgatattgtcagagaatgcatttcaaccttcgggtatgaattgggttggatattgccttaggttgggccttgttgtatgatttggggatagccaccctgttgtgttgtcacttatcttgttctatttgttgttggcttgttgccacTTGGAGATAGCAGAtattggtgactagtgatatattttgatgatgatattgtagcaccttactTGTTGCTGTTTTGAGACAACGATTTTGAttctattgtggcttattgtgtagccttttattgatattgttggtgtgccgatgtgtggtactgttgagatttatttgattattgatattgaactcatacattgcacgcattctcatccttcatgatatactgttgatacattgatgatatacaagaaaacactgttatgagctgggctcagttggatgagagtgacgtgaagATCGATGTTTGATGTTTATTCCGGAATCGAACTATGAGTGCTGGTAGCGATTGCCGATGTCTTTGCTGGAATCGTGAGGATTGATAATGGGcttcgcgggtccctcatgggttgtgCTGTCGAGATGTGAtattccatcatcggagtacttGTGtatcggtgcatatgcattgcatccatatttcatacattattgcattgcattgtacctttggCTTCTAGTGATACTCTTGTGCTATAGTTATGATATACGGATTCAGATTGGatgtactgagacttggcacagttgggtttagatgttataacataggtgatgacttgtacttggttttgatttacctgttttcttactttattgtcttggtatatgttagttaatcttagtcggcctatgatacctaccagtacgtgttgtttgtactgacctgcacttgctgcattcttttatgaatacagagtaTCAGGTGGGATCAACgtctacccctcgtggctgaGAGTTCGAGGCTGCTGATTCGAGTCTGTTGGGGTGAGCATGTAGACGCTTCGCTACCCGAAGACTCTTCttctattatgtcttactttgctattctgagacatTAGTTAGATACTCTTGTATTACCAGACGTATACTTGTGTGCTTTTtaatttacttccgcacttattatatattcaatgtcagacttacgttactttatcttcttccgctatttatactgtgtttgtgaatgttgggttaagggttcaccTATCGAGGTGAAATAGGT encodes:
- the LOC132042405 gene encoding uncharacterized protein LOC132042405, which translates into the protein MNALIWNIRSVNTMEDFPRLIKLKHKYNLGFIGLLEPFQQPDKIEEHRRRLGMQTALANEDIVITVVYARCTQRERLELWDSLEDVATNMNKPGMIGGDFNVIMSEEEKYGGLAVGANETQDFNLCMQNCEMQDFGFKGRKYTWWNGQSGEDYIFKRIDRCLGNLGIQQMYPGIEVNHLIRIGSDHALLLISYAGNNMPIKQPFKFLNFWEIETLEDVIKVHEVQFELQPTLHNRERLQRVQADLNRYLHLEEEFWKQKAGMQWFNDGDRNTRFFHAYVQGRRKRLQLRRIQDQQGTWLEDPDAIVTEAINFFTTQFIKEEDPDDFEILDQLPTLISEDQIIRFWRCQQNRG